A portion of the Limnothrix sp. FACHB-406 genome contains these proteins:
- the nifJ gene encoding pyruvate:ferredoxin (flavodoxin) oxidoreductase, whose translation MKRHQTMTLDGNEAVAKIAYSLSELIVIYPITPASPMGEWSDAWAAQNKPNLWGSVPSVVEMQSEAGAAGTLHGALQAGSLATTFTASQGLLLMIPNMYKIAGELTGATLHVAARSLAAQGLSIFGDHSDVMATRGTGWALLCSASVQEAHDFAAISHIAALKSRVPFLHFFDGFRTSHEIQKIVPVDEDHLRAMIPEAAILEHRDRALTPDRPVMRGTAQNPDVYFQGRETVNPFYLACSEIVKSVMAEFGNLTGRVYQPFEYVGDPEAESVAILMGSGCETVEETVQALNQQGQKLGVLKVRLYRPWSAADFLTVLPTSTKRIAVLDRTKEPGALGEPLYLDVVATVQQSAQHQAVKTMIGGRYGLSSKEFTPAMVKAVFENLQSPEPKNGFTVGIVDDVSFTSLDFDPNFALPGDRTFAAIFYGLGADGTVGANKNTIEIIGDSTDQYAQGYFVYDSKKSGAMTVSHLRFGADPIRAPYLIEGAKFIGCHQWMFLERYEILDKALDGATVLINAAYPAEEIWDHLPLEAQEIIIRKQLKLWAIDAYKVARESGTGGHINIPMQVCFFTLTGVLPQEEALNQIRAAIQKTYGKKGSAVVNMNLRAVDNTLSNLQEVPIRSAQSTLHRLPMVSDRAPDFVRNVQAAMMAREGDRLPVSALPCDGTYPTGTSQWEKRNIAQQLPEWDPEVCVQCGKCIAICPHATIRGKSYDPAALGDAPAGFRVADTRDPDFKGEKFTIQVAPEDCTGCGLCVEICPAKDRKRPSRKALNWVNPNEVRDAERTNWDFFLGLPNPDRAKLHPDRLRQQQWQEPLFEFSGACAGCGETPYLKLVSQLFGDRALIANATGCSSIYGGNLPTTPWTKNADGRGPAWANSLFEDNAEFGLGFRLSVNQQANFASELLKRLAGELGDSTVQDLLQAEQRTEAEIWEQRDRVASLKTRLPEINHPDARRLLAVADYLVKKSVWIVGGDGWAYDIGFGGLDHVLASGQNVNVLVLDTEVYSNTGGQASKSTPRGAVAKFAAGGKPAAKKDLGAIAMTYGNIYVASVAMGARDEHTLRAFLEAEAYDGPSLILAYSHCIAHGIDMSKGTTHQKAAVDSGRWFLYRYNPDLVAQGKNPLHLDSPAPKMPVAAAMDMETRFKMLSKTNPAAAQQLAQQAQADINHRWRFYQYLAAQSIGQPPAADRPSPTPPGDAASSSEPKPVS comes from the coding sequence ATGAAACGCCACCAAACCATGACCCTCGACGGTAACGAAGCCGTTGCCAAAATTGCCTACAGTCTCAGTGAACTAATTGTTATTTACCCCATTACGCCCGCTTCGCCCATGGGGGAATGGTCTGATGCTTGGGCAGCCCAAAACAAACCCAATCTTTGGGGATCTGTGCCGAGCGTGGTGGAAATGCAGAGCGAAGCCGGAGCGGCGGGCACGCTGCATGGGGCGCTCCAGGCGGGATCCCTGGCCACAACATTCACGGCTTCCCAAGGGTTGCTGTTGATGATTCCCAACATGTACAAAATTGCTGGGGAATTGACCGGTGCGACCTTGCATGTGGCTGCCCGATCGCTCGCGGCCCAAGGGTTGTCAATTTTTGGGGATCACAGTGATGTGATGGCCACGCGGGGCACGGGTTGGGCGCTATTGTGTTCGGCTTCGGTGCAAGAAGCCCATGATTTCGCTGCAATTTCCCACATTGCGGCCTTGAAATCTCGAGTGCCATTTCTGCACTTTTTTGATGGCTTTCGGACTTCCCACGAAATTCAAAAAATTGTTCCCGTGGATGAAGATCATTTGCGAGCAATGATCCCCGAAGCGGCGATTTTGGAGCACCGCGATCGCGCCCTCACTCCCGATCGCCCGGTGATGCGTGGCACGGCCCAAAATCCCGATGTTTACTTCCAAGGCCGGGAAACCGTTAACCCGTTTTATCTTGCCTGTTCGGAAATTGTGAAATCCGTGATGGCGGAATTTGGCAACCTGACGGGACGGGTTTATCAGCCCTTTGAATATGTGGGTGATCCGGAAGCGGAATCCGTGGCGATTCTGATGGGTTCCGGTTGCGAAACCGTTGAAGAAACGGTGCAAGCCCTGAATCAACAGGGACAGAAATTGGGAGTCTTGAAAGTTCGTTTATATCGTCCTTGGAGCGCGGCGGATTTCCTCACCGTATTGCCCACCAGCACCAAACGCATTGCCGTGCTTGATCGCACCAAAGAACCCGGCGCATTGGGCGAACCGCTTTATTTGGATGTGGTGGCAACGGTTCAACAATCGGCGCAACACCAGGCGGTCAAAACCATGATCGGCGGGCGCTATGGATTGTCTTCCAAGGAATTCACACCGGCCATGGTGAAGGCGGTGTTTGAAAATCTGCAATCGCCGGAACCCAAGAATGGATTCACGGTAGGAATTGTTGATGATGTGAGCTTCACGTCTCTGGACTTCGACCCCAACTTTGCTTTGCCGGGCGATCGCACCTTTGCGGCCATTTTCTATGGCTTGGGGGCTGATGGAACCGTGGGAGCCAACAAAAACACGATCGAAATTATTGGCGACAGCACCGATCAATATGCCCAAGGCTATTTCGTCTATGACTCCAAGAAGTCGGGGGCGATGACCGTTTCCCACCTGCGCTTTGGGGCTGACCCCATTCGGGCCCCTTACCTAATTGAAGGTGCGAAGTTCATTGGCTGTCACCAGTGGATGTTCCTGGAACGCTACGAAATTTTAGACAAGGCCCTGGATGGCGCAACGGTGCTGATCAATGCGGCCTATCCGGCGGAGGAAATTTGGGATCATTTGCCGCTAGAAGCCCAAGAAATCATCATTCGGAAGCAACTGAAACTTTGGGCGATTGATGCCTATAAAGTGGCTCGCGAGAGTGGCACGGGCGGTCACATTAATATTCCAATGCAGGTTTGCTTCTTCACCTTGACGGGGGTGTTGCCCCAGGAAGAAGCCCTCAATCAAATTCGGGCGGCGATTCAAAAAACCTACGGCAAAAAAGGGAGCGCCGTGGTGAATATGAACCTGCGGGCGGTGGATAATACCCTGTCGAATTTGCAAGAGGTGCCGATTCGATCGGCCCAATCCACCTTGCACCGGTTGCCCATGGTGTCCGATCGCGCGCCGGATTTTGTGCGCAATGTGCAGGCGGCGATGATGGCTCGGGAGGGCGATCGACTGCCGGTGAGCGCCTTGCCCTGCGATGGCACTTATCCCACGGGCACGTCCCAATGGGAAAAACGCAACATTGCCCAGCAACTGCCTGAATGGGATCCAGAGGTTTGCGTGCAGTGTGGTAAGTGCATCGCCATTTGTCCCCATGCCACCATTCGCGGCAAATCCTACGATCCGGCCGCTTTGGGAGATGCGCCGGCCGGGTTCCGGGTGGCCGACACGCGCGACCCGGACTTCAAGGGCGAAAAATTCACCATTCAGGTGGCTCCGGAAGACTGCACCGGCTGCGGTCTTTGTGTGGAAATTTGCCCCGCGAAGGATCGCAAGCGCCCCTCGCGCAAGGCGCTGAATTGGGTGAACCCCAACGAGGTACGCGACGCAGAGCGGACGAATTGGGACTTTTTCTTGGGGCTGCCAAATCCCGATCGCGCCAAATTACATCCCGATCGGCTGCGTCAACAGCAATGGCAAGAGCCACTCTTTGAATTCTCAGGAGCCTGTGCCGGTTGCGGCGAAACGCCCTACCTGAAGTTGGTGTCCCAATTGTTTGGCGATCGGGCATTGATTGCCAACGCCACCGGTTGCTCCTCGATCTATGGCGGCAACTTGCCCACCACCCCTTGGACTAAAAATGCCGATGGCCGCGGCCCCGCCTGGGCAAACAGCCTGTTTGAGGACAACGCGGAATTTGGCCTTGGGTTCCGCCTGTCCGTGAATCAGCAAGCCAACTTTGCCAGCGAGCTGCTGAAGCGGTTGGCTGGGGAGCTGGGTGACAGCACGGTTCAAGACCTGTTGCAGGCGGAACAGCGCACCGAAGCGGAAATTTGGGAACAGCGCGATCGGGTGGCCAGCCTAAAAACGCGCCTCCCCGAGATCAATCACCCCGATGCTCGGCGGTTGCTGGCCGTGGCAGACTACCTCGTCAAGAAATCCGTCTGGATTGTGGGGGGTGACGGTTGGGCCTATGACATTGGCTTTGGTGGCTTGGATCATGTCCTGGCCAGCGGCCAAAACGTCAATGTGTTGGTTTTGGATACGGAAGTCTATTCCAACACGGGGGGGCAAGCTTCAAAATCAACGCCCCGGGGCGCGGTGGCTAAGTTTGCCGCTGGTGGTAAGCCCGCCGCCAAGAAAGATCTCGGGGCGATCGCCATGACCTACGGCAACATCTACGTGGCCAGCGTGGCCATGGGGGCCCGTGATGAACATACCCTGCGGGCTTTTCTGGAGGCAGAGGCCTACGACGGCCCCTCGCTGATTTTGGCCTATAGCCACTGCATCGCCCACGGCATTGACATGAGCAAGGGCACGACTCACCAGAAAGCTGCGGTGGATAGCGGTCGTTGGTTCCTCTATCGCTATAACCCGGATCTGGTGGCCCAGGGCAAAAATCCGCTGCATTTGGATTCGCCCGCGCCGAAGATGCCTGTGGCGGCGGCCATGGATATGGAAACCCGCTTCAAGATGTTGAGCAAGACCAACCCGGCCGCCGCGCAACAGTTGGCCCAACAGGCGCAGGCGGACATTAACCACCGCTGGCGGTTCTATCAATACCTGGCGGCCCAGTCGATCGGGCAGCCCCCAGCAGCCGATCGCCCCAGCCCAACGCCGCCAGGGGATGCTGCCTCTTCCTCGGAACCCAAGCCGGTGTCCTAG
- the hemH gene encoding ferrochelatase, whose translation MGRDGVLLLNLGGPEKLEDVRPFLFNLFSDPEIIRLPSPILQKPLAWLISTLRASKSQEGYKQIGGGSPLRQITEDQARALEGKLRERGRDAKIYIGMRYWYPFTEEALDQIKRDGIDNLAILPLYPQFSISTSGSSFRLIERLMEKDQTLQTIDHRVVQSWYDRPGYLRAMADLIATELDRCEDPNSAHIFFSAHGVPVSYVTEAGDPYQQEIEDCVARIIRTLNRPNQHTLAYQSRVGPIEWLQPYTDDAIKELAAQGVKTLVVVPISFVSEHIETLEEIDMEYREVAEEAGIHNFHRVPALNVHPGFIEDLANLAIETLDGKGMTLAQTLHPPDKAKIYPQERWEWGLTTAAEVWNGRLAMLGFLALALELISGRGPLHLAGLL comes from the coding sequence ATGGGTCGAGATGGGGTCTTATTGCTCAACCTAGGGGGGCCGGAAAAGCTGGAAGACGTGCGGCCCTTCCTGTTTAACCTATTTTCCGATCCCGAAATTATCCGGTTGCCCAGCCCAATTCTGCAAAAGCCCCTGGCCTGGCTGATCTCCACCCTGCGGGCTTCCAAATCCCAAGAGGGCTACAAGCAAATTGGTGGCGGCTCACCCCTGCGGCAAATCACCGAAGACCAGGCCCGCGCCCTGGAAGGCAAGCTGCGGGAACGGGGCCGCGATGCCAAGATTTACATTGGAATGCGCTATTGGTATCCCTTCACCGAAGAAGCACTCGATCAGATCAAGCGGGATGGCATAGATAACTTGGCAATTTTGCCGCTTTATCCGCAATTTTCAATTAGCACCAGCGGCTCCAGCTTCCGCCTGATTGAGCGGCTGATGGAAAAGGATCAAACCCTGCAAACGATCGACCATCGCGTGGTGCAGTCTTGGTACGATCGCCCCGGTTATCTGCGGGCCATGGCGGATTTGATTGCCACGGAACTCGATCGCTGTGAAGATCCCAACAGCGCCCACATTTTCTTTAGTGCCCACGGTGTGCCTGTCAGCTACGTGACCGAGGCGGGCGACCCCTACCAGCAAGAAATTGAAGACTGCGTAGCGCGGATTATTCGCACCCTGAATCGGCCCAACCAACATACCCTGGCCTATCAAAGCCGGGTGGGCCCGATCGAGTGGTTGCAGCCCTACACGGACGATGCGATCAAGGAACTGGCCGCCCAAGGGGTGAAAACCCTGGTGGTAGTGCCGATTAGTTTCGTGTCTGAGCACATCGAAACCCTTGAAGAAATTGACATGGAATATCGGGAAGTGGCCGAAGAAGCGGGGATTCATAATTTCCACCGCGTGCCCGCCCTGAATGTCCATCCGGGTTTCATTGAGGATTTGGCCAACCTGGCGATCGAAACCCTAGATGGCAAGGGCATGACCCTGGCCCAAACCTTGCACCCGCCCGACAAGGCCAAGATCTATCCCCAAGAGCGTTGGGAATGGGGACTGACCACGGCGGCGGAAGTGTGGAATGGTCGCTTGGCCATGCTGGGCTTCCTGGCGCTGGCGTTGGAGTTGATTAGCGGCCGCGGGCCGCTGCACTTGGCTGGGTTACTCTAG
- a CDS encoding dihydroorotate dehydrogenase-like protein encodes MDLHTTYLGLTLRSPLVPSAAAPLASSLDHLRRLEDAGAGAIVLPSLFEEQLVQDSFELHHHLSHGRDSYPEALTYFPEPEAFRLGPEHYLDHIRTAKAALSIPIIASLNGYSPGGWVEYARSIQEAGADAIELNLYFVPSDPDISGLDIEQSFLTTLRAVKAEVSIPVAIKISPYFSSLANMAQRFDEAGADALVLFNRFMQPDIDPIELEVRPVPYLSSANDLRLPLRWIALLYGRLETDLAATGGVQHGADVVKLLMAGAKITQVCSVLLRHGLEHLRVLERELVAWLEAQEYNSVEELRGVMSQVHCPDPSAYERAQYLKTLQSFRVDAGHGLILDPPIHSGFLPS; translated from the coding sequence ATGGATCTGCACACCACCTATCTGGGTCTCACCCTTCGATCGCCCCTGGTACCTTCGGCCGCTGCTCCGCTCGCCAGTTCCCTCGATCACCTGCGTCGCTTAGAAGATGCCGGAGCGGGGGCGATCGTCTTGCCCTCCCTATTTGAAGAACAACTGGTGCAAGACAGCTTTGAGCTGCACCACCATCTCAGCCATGGGCGCGACAGCTATCCCGAAGCCCTCACCTACTTTCCTGAGCCGGAAGCCTTCCGCCTTGGCCCCGAGCATTATCTCGACCACATTCGCACCGCCAAAGCCGCCCTCAGCATTCCGATCATTGCCAGCCTCAATGGCTATTCCCCCGGTGGTTGGGTGGAATATGCCCGATCGATCCAGGAAGCCGGGGCCGACGCGATCGAACTAAACCTTTACTTTGTCCCCAGCGACCCGGACATTTCCGGCCTGGATATTGAGCAATCGTTCCTCACCACCCTGCGGGCCGTCAAAGCCGAAGTGAGCATTCCGGTTGCGATCAAAATCAGCCCCTACTTCAGCAGCCTGGCCAACATGGCCCAGCGCTTTGACGAAGCCGGAGCCGATGCCTTGGTGCTGTTCAATCGGTTTATGCAGCCCGACATCGACCCGATCGAGCTGGAGGTGCGTCCCGTTCCCTATCTCAGTTCGGCCAACGATTTGCGGCTGCCCCTGCGCTGGATTGCACTGCTCTATGGCCGGTTAGAGACGGATTTGGCGGCCACAGGTGGGGTGCAACATGGGGCCGATGTGGTGAAATTGCTGATGGCTGGGGCCAAGATTACCCAGGTTTGTTCCGTGCTGCTGCGCCATGGTCTGGAGCATTTGCGCGTTCTGGAGCGAGAACTGGTGGCCTGGCTAGAGGCTCAGGAATATAACTCCGTTGAGGAATTGCGAGGAGTGATGAGCCAAGTCCATTGCCCTGACCCCAGCGCCTACGAACGGGCCCAATACCTGAAGACGCTGCAATCTTTCCGGGTGGATGCGGGCCACGGGTTGATTCTCGATCCACCCATTCACAGCGGCTTCTTGCCTTCCTGA